In the Brienomyrus brachyistius isolate T26 chromosome 20, BBRACH_0.4, whole genome shotgun sequence genome, one interval contains:
- the LOC125716033 gene encoding UPF0746 protein DDB_G0281095-like isoform X1: protein MAIANFFKNFRSTHLLGATGLVVAAAGTAYLVWRLRERAEPEEDQQQLEAPMDDVAGEDQQQLETPMDNAADKDQQQQEAPVDNVAGDDQQQLETPMDNAADKDQQQLEAPVDNVAVEDQQQLETPMDNAADKDQQQLESPVDYDNGDQQHLETPEDDVADKNQQQLESPADGDQHPILDEIVEDDNRHLTASECHPLPGHPLLGARVRSARHSPLLFCLLKMFDLLECRQSQYAVTPRMRAKHTCGFPYSILSVLLSLYICILCKDIQYTRFLSIVFLYCLVFFVSCRLAHIVNLS from the exons ATGGCGATCGCGAACTTCTTTAAAAATTTCAGGTCCACTCACTTGCTCGGCGCAACCGGACTGGTGGTTGCGGCCGCCGGTACGGCATACCTCGTCTGGCGGCTTCGAGAACGGGCGGAGCCAGAGGAAG ACCAACAGCAGCTGGAGGCTCCAATGGACGATGTTGCTGGTGAAGACCAACAGCAGCTGGAGACTCCAATGGACAATGCTGCTGACAAAGACCAACAGCAGCAGGAGGCTCCAGTGGACAATGTTGCTGGTGATGACCAACAGCAGCTGGAGACTCCAATGGACAATGCTGCTGACAAAGACCAACAGCAGCTGGAGGCTCCAGTGGACAATGTTGCTGTTGAAGACCAACAGCAGCTGGAGACTCCAATGGACAATGCTGCTGACAAAGACCAACAGCAGCTGGAGTCTCCAGTTGATTATGATAATGGAGACCAACAACATCTGGAGACTCCAGAAGACGATGTTGCTGACAAAAACCAACAGCAGCTGGAGTCTCCTGCTGATGGCGACCAGCATCCTATCTTGGATGAG ATTGTTGAGGATGACAACCGACACCTCACTGCCTCAGAGTGCCATCCGCTGCCTGGTCATCCTCTTCTTGGTGCCAGAGTAAGATCTGCCAGACACTCCCCTCTCCTCTTCTGTTTGCTTAAAATGTTTGATTTATTGGAATGTCGTCAATCTCAATATGCTGTGACACCAAGAATGAGGGCAAAGCACACATGTGGCTTTCCTTACTctatactgtcagttttactgtcattgtataTCTGCATTTTATGTAAAGACATACAGTATACCCGTTTCCTATCGATAGTTTTCCTTTACTGTTTAGTGTTTTTCGTTTCTTGCAGGCTTGCACATATTGTGAATTTGTCTTAG
- the LOC125716033 gene encoding involucrin-like isoform X2 — protein sequence MAIANFFKNFRSTHLLGATGLVVAAAGTAYLVWRLRERAEPEEDQQQLEAPMDDVAGEDQQQLETPMDNAADKDQQQQEAPVDNVAGDDQQQLETPMDNAADKDQQQLEAPVDNVAVEDQQQLETPMDNAADKDQQQLESPVDYDNGDQQHLETPEDDVADKNQQQLESPADGDQHPILDEVQLHCVLLAISILSR from the exons ATGGCGATCGCGAACTTCTTTAAAAATTTCAGGTCCACTCACTTGCTCGGCGCAACCGGACTGGTGGTTGCGGCCGCCGGTACGGCATACCTCGTCTGGCGGCTTCGAGAACGGGCGGAGCCAGAGGAAG ACCAACAGCAGCTGGAGGCTCCAATGGACGATGTTGCTGGTGAAGACCAACAGCAGCTGGAGACTCCAATGGACAATGCTGCTGACAAAGACCAACAGCAGCAGGAGGCTCCAGTGGACAATGTTGCTGGTGATGACCAACAGCAGCTGGAGACTCCAATGGACAATGCTGCTGACAAAGACCAACAGCAGCTGGAGGCTCCAGTGGACAATGTTGCTGTTGAAGACCAACAGCAGCTGGAGACTCCAATGGACAATGCTGCTGACAAAGACCAACAGCAGCTGGAGTCTCCAGTTGATTATGATAATGGAGACCAACAACATCTGGAGACTCCAGAAGACGATGTTGCTGACAAAAACCAACAGCAGCTGGAGTCTCCTGCTGATGGCGACCAGCATCCTATCTTGGATGAGGTACAGTTGCATTGTGttttattagctattagcattttATCCCGCTGA
- the LOC125716065 gene encoding uncharacterized protein LOC125716065, with translation MAIANFFKNFRSTHLLGATGLVVAAAGTAYLVWRLRERAEPEEDQQHLEAPIDDVAGEDQQQLETPMDNAADKDQQQLEAPVDNVAGDDQQQLETPMDNAADKDQQQLEAPVDNVAGEDQQQLETPVDDVADEDQQQLESPVDYDNGDQQHLETPEDDVADKNQQQLESPADGDQHPILDEIVEDYSRHLTASDCHPLPGHPLLGARTLISRGKKHLKQVRAIILGRLRIVNKRAIRAPSTGNPK, from the exons ATGGCGATCGCGAACTTCTTTAAAAACTTCAGATCCACTCATTTGCTCGGCGCAACCGGACTGGTGGTTGCGGCCGCCGGTACGGCATACCTCGTCTGGCGGCTTCGAGAACGGGCGGAGCCAGAGGAAG ACCAACAGCACCTGGAGGCTCCAATTGACGATGTTGCTGGTGAAGACCAACAGCAGCTGGAGACTCCAATGGACAATGCTGCTGACAAAGACCAACAGCAGCTGGAGGCTCCAGTGGACAATGTTGCTGGTGATGACCAACAGCAGCTGGAGACTCCAATGGACAATGCTGCTGACAAAGACCAACAGCAGCTGGAGGCTCCAGTGGACAATGTTGCTGGTGAAGACCAACAGCAGCTGGAGACTCCAGTTGACGATGTCGCTGATGAAGACCAACAGCAGCTGGAGTCTCCAGTTGATTATGATAATGGAGACCAGCAACATCTGGAGACTCCAGAAGACGATGTTGCTGACAAAAACCAACAGCAGCTGGAGTCTCCTGCTGATGGCGACCAGCATCCTATCTTGGATGAG ATTGTTGAGGATTACAGCAGACACCTCACTGCCTCAGACTGCCATCCGCTGCCCGGTCATCCTCTTCTTGGTGCCAGA ACGCTCATCAGCCGAGGAAAGAAGCACTTAAAACAAGTTCGTGCCATAATCCTCGGCCGATTACGCATCGTCAACAAAAGG GCCATCCGTGCACCCAGCACCGGGAACCCCAAATGA
- the LOC125716035 gene encoding sodium/potassium/calcium exchanger 1-like isoform X1, which produces MESPVDPEVDGDEGQMESPVDPEVDGDEGDMESPVDPEVDGDEGQMESPVDPEVDGDEGDMESPVDPEVDGDEGDMESPVDPEVDGDEGQMESPVDPEVDGDEGDMESPVHPEVDGDEGDMESPVHPEVDGDEGDMESPVHPEVDGDEGQMESPVDPEVDGDEGDMESPVHPEVDGDEGDMESPVDPEVDGNKLVTVESLLDPHDNVDQYPILDEIIVEEDRHLTASECRPLPGHPLVVARTLISRGKKHLKQVRAIILGRLRIVNKRAIRAPSTGNPK; this is translated from the exons ATGGAGTCTCCAGTTGACCCTGAGGTGGATGGTGACGAAGGACAAATGGAGTCTCCAGTTGACCCTGAG GTGGATGGTGACGAAGGAGATATGGAGTCTCCAGTTGACCCTGAGGTGGATGGTGACGAAGGACAAATGGAGTCTCCAGTTGACCCTGAGGTGGATGGTGACGAAGGAGATATGGAGTCTCCAGTTGACCCTGAGGTGGATGGTGACGAAGGAGATATGGAGTCTCCAGTTGACCCTGAGGTGGATGGTGACGAAGGACAAATGGAGTCTCCAGTTGACCCTGAGGTGGATGGTGACGAAGGAGATATGGAGTCTCCAGTTCACCCTGAG GTGGATGGTGACGAAGGAGATATGGAGTCTCCAGTTCACCCTGAGGTGGATGGTGATGAAGGAGATATGGAGTCTCCAGTTCACCCTGAGGTGGATGGTGACGAAGGACAAATGGAGTCTCCAGTTGACCCTGAGGTGGATGGTGACGAAGGAGATATGGAGTCTCCAGTTCACCCTGAGGTGGATGGTGACGAAGGAGATATGGAGTCTCCAGTTGACCCTGAGGTGGATGGAAACAAGTTGGTAACAGTGGAGTCTTTATTGGACCCTCATGATAATGTAGACCAGTATCCCATCTTGGATGAG ATCATTGTTGAAGAAGATAGACACCTCACTGCCTCAGAGTGCCGTCCGCTGCCCGGTCATCCTCTTGTTGTTGCCAGA ACGCTCATCAGCCGAGGAAAGAAGCACTTAAAACAAGTTCGTGCCATAATCCTCGGCCGATTACGCATCGTCAACAAAAGG GCCATCCGTGCACCCAGCACCGGGAACCCCAAGTGA
- the LOC125716035 gene encoding uncharacterized protein LOC125716035 isoform X4: MLVFEVSLEHSVSISGNEVLLLAKTKEEMTELSPNGFPLNTRLTRESTTIKLLAGKVVCYASTCVVDITEHTPFYNRVQTDLAAWAFVMGLGLDGVLVTDHWADIRTKIQPKECNPDDSQGDRATKRSRPKLKALVQDFSTLINRGKKRLKEVRAIILGRLRIANKRAIRAPSTGNPK; the protein is encoded by the exons ATGCTg GTGTTTGAAGTCTCACTAGAGCACAGCGTCAGCATCTCCGGCAATGAAGTCCTGCTCTTGGCAAAGACAAAAGAGGAGATGACTGAGCTGAGCCCTAAT GGTTTTCCCCTGAACACGAGACTAACCCGGGAAAGCACAACCATCAAG CTGTTAGCGGGGAAGGTGGTGTGCTATGCATCCACATGCGTCGTGGACATCACTGAGCACACCCCATTCTACAATCGCGTG CAAACGGACTTGGCAGCTTGGGCCTTTGTCATGGGCCTGGGGCTGGATGGAGTCCTGGTGACCGATCACTGGGCTGACATCAGAACTAAGATTCAGCCCAAGGAGTGTAACCCGGACGACTCTCAG GGTGACAGAGCGACCAAGCGCTCTCGCCCAAAATTAAAGGCCCTAGTCCAGGATTTCTCA ACACTCATTAACCGAGGAAAGAAGCGGTTAAAAGAAGTTCGTGCCATAATCCTCGGCAGATTAAGAATAGCCAACAAAAGG GCCATCCGTGCACCCAGCACCGGGAACCCCAAGTGA